Proteins from a genomic interval of Medicago truncatula cultivar Jemalong A17 chromosome 3, MtrunA17r5.0-ANR, whole genome shotgun sequence:
- the LOC120579644 gene encoding defensin-like protein 2B, translated as MARFLNRIQMFAAFFATILLVTSAFSDEKEPKPSKACLRISDTWPHGRCYHSAVCNHFCQKVENAISGQCVFFFKKCQCQFCDEEEEKLST; from the exons ATGGCTAGGTTCCTTAATCGTATTCAAATGTTTGCAGCTTTCTTTGCTACCATTCTCCTTGTTACTTCAG CTTTTTCGGACGAGAAGGAACCAAAACCAAGCAAGGCATGTTTGCGTATAAGTGACACATGGCCTCATGGAAGATGCTATCATTCTGCAGTATGCAATCATTTCTGCCAGAAAGTAGAAAATGCAATCTCAGGACAATGCGTTTTCTTCTTCAAGAAATGCCAATGCCAATTCTGTGATGAGGAGGAAGAGAAACTCTCCACATAA